A window of Gudongella oleilytica genomic DNA:
TTAAAGTGCTGGATGCATGTGTTTATCCTGATACTGATAAGGAAGGCATCGAAGAAGATGAGCTAATTCGAAATATACAAGAGGCTGTAAAAGCCCATCACAGAGATGTGAAAGTGTGGAATCTGTCAATCAGCGTTATCAACGAAGTGGATGAATATAGTTTCTCCGATTTTGCTGTTGCGCTGGATGCGCTGCAGGATCAGTATGGAGTATTAATCTGTAAGTCTGCGGGAAACTGCAAAAATTTTAAGACAGGCCATCCAAAAGGAAAGATTCATCAAGGTGCTGATAGTGTAAGGTCAATGGTGGTAGGATCTATAGCACATAAAAAATCCGCACTCGATTTAGCTGATGTTGATAATCCATCCCCATTTACAAGAATTGGTCGTGGGCCATCCTACATCATTAAGCCAGAAGTAGTACATTATGGCGGAAATGCTGGAGTAGATGCTTCAGGGAGGATGGTGACAACGGGGGTTAAATCATTCGGATTGGATGGCGCTATCCGTCAATCGGTAGGGACAAGCTTTTCCACACCTCGTATTGCAGCGCTAGCAGCCGGTTTGCATCAGGAAATGGAAGAGGAGTTTGATCCGTTATTAATCAAGGCGCTGATGGTTCACTCTGCGAGTTATTCAGAGAATCTAAGTGTTCCAGTAACTGAAAGAGTAAATCAGGTGGGATTTGGGAAACCACAGCCCGTAAGAGAAATCTTATATAATTCACCTCATGAAGTAACCTTGATCCTACGAGATGAAATTGCAAAGGGTGAGTACATTGATATGATGGACTTCCCGATGCCTGATTGTCTTGTGGATGGTGATTACTTCACAGGACAAATCATTGTAACCTTGGTGTACAACCCTATTCTTGACTCAACACAGAGAGCAGAGTATTGCCAGTCTAATGTGGATATCAAAATGGGTACCTATGATGCGAAGAAGGACAGGGACACATCGAAAAGAAATATCCTTAATCCAGTAGGACGAGATGGTTCTCAGAATGTACTTCTTGAAGATTATTACAGCAAGAAGAAAATGAGAAGCAATACGGATGAATTTGCTCTCAAAGAAAGATTGCTGATTAAATACGGGGATAAGTATTATCCTGTTAAGAAGTATGCAGTTGACTTATCTGAGATGACTGATGGCAATCAACTCAAGTACTTAACGAAGGACAAGAACTGGTATCTGTACATAAAGGGACTTTACAGAGAACACATCGAAGTTAAGTCTCAAATGGAAGGTACAGTGCCAAGCCAAGAGTTCTGCCTCATTGTAACAATCAAGGATCCGACTGGGACAAAGCCTGTATATAATGAAGCAAACCAAAAGCTAAATGAATATAACTTCTGGCACAACAACATCAAGCTCCAAACAGATGTTACAATTCGCAACTAGTATAAGATGTAGCACATAGAAAAACGACCCCACTGAGTAGGCAGATTGAAGTTATCCAGCTACTTGGTGGGGTGTTTTTAGATGAAACAAATGGGATTGACTAAAGCGGAGGGTCTATATGGACAAAATGAGTATTTTAAATAGTTATATTGAGAAGTGTGATGAGAATATTGAGCAGAAGGATCAATCTAAAGCAGAAATGCTTATGGATGAAGTGATTGGCGTTTTCGAAGCAGAGATTCCGGATATTAAGTCCCAGCTAACAATGTATGGTTGGGGTGCGCCTTCTGTTAATTATTTCAAAGACTTAGCGGTGATAAAGGCTATTCTAACAAATTATCGAGCGAATTTAAAACGTGAGGATGACATTAGAGGCGCTGAGTTGGAAATGCTCAGACTAAAACAGTCTATTTTAAATTTAAATATCAATAACACAAATAATAATGAAGCATTATCGACAGCTAAGGCAAGTGCGGCAGTTAATGTGACGATAAAACAAACCTTAGAAAGTATTAACAATTTTCCTGAAGATGTCCTTTCAAAAGAAGAAAAAGAAAGTTTAGAGGAAAAAGTAGCTTCTCTTGAACTTTTGACTAAAAGCGGGGATAAGGAAAAGGCATCTAAAAAATTGGGATCCATTCTTAAATATGTGGCAGATAAAGGTATTGAAGTGGGAATTGCACTTCTTCCATACCTTGGGGAAATCTCGAAATTGTTACAAGGGAGCTAGAGTGAATAAACTTTACCTTAGGGAAGTTTCTGTAGGATTTTGCAAGTAAATCGAGTGTAGAGTGGGGTGATGGGTTGGCGTATTCATTTAAATTACCATATGGATTAAGAAAAGAAGGGGAAGTCGATAGGCTTTTACATATTTCTGAAATACTACCACATGAATCTGGTTTGAGGTGTAATTGTGTTTGTCCAAATTGTGGAGAAAGACTTCAAGCAAGGCTGCCCAAAACTAAAGAAGATTTTACACCTCGGTTTGCTCATCACAATGCAGATACCTGTGATTATGCTACTGAGACTGCTTTACATATGAAAGCCAAGGAAATAATTGAGAGAGAAAAAAGAATGATTATTCCTAGAGTAATAGCTTGTTATCATAATCTATCTAAAGAAGTATCTGCTGAACGTGAAGTATCTTTTGACCGTGTTGCGTTAGAACGCCGTGTAGGGAATATTATTCCGGATATACTCGCCTATAAAGAAGAGCGTCCTTTAATGATAGAAATAACCATAACTCATGGAATTGATGATGAAAAATTTGAGAAGATTGAAAATTTAGGAATTTCCACTTTGGAAATTGATCTATCTGATATGGATACAGACTTTGATCCGGAATTTTTGAGAAATCAAATTATCGATAGTACAGAGAACAAATACTGGGTTTATAACGCAGTAGAAGAAAAGGAAAAAGAAAGCTTAAAAAAAGAGTACTTACTGATACTCAAAAAGGAAGAAGAAGCCCAGAAGAAAGCAGAAGAAAAAAGAAAACGGCTTGAAAAATTCCATGAAGAAAAGCGACAGGGCAAAGCCGAGAGAATTAAGAAACTGCTCGATAGTAATTATCAAGAAGAATTGAGACAAACGTGGGAAAAGGGATTATCATCAGATCCAATCTGGATTAAAGCTTCAAAAGGAATGAACATCTCTTTACATAAAGTTCCTGAGTATATAAATGTAGAAATTCCTGGAGAGGTTGTTTTTGGATGTGATCGCAGAGTTTGGCAAGCATACATTTTTTATCGTTACGTCAATAATAAGGTGAAACTATTCAGGGACAAGACCTACCCTATATCAGTGAAGAGGATTCAGGAAAATGTAAAAGAAGAATTTAAAGGGAGACTAATTTATGATTTAGTATATATGAAAGATGTAGCTGGTTATAACGATGTACCTGACTTAACTCAAGTGATTTATGATTATTTGAAGAAATTACAAGAATACGGATATCTATTGGAATTGGAAGCGGGCCATATATTCTATTCCAAGTTTATTGTTCTTGATCCTGATAGCGTGTATGAAATGAGATTTATACCTTTAGAAATGCCTGAGTACAAAAAGATTGAGAATCTAATGAAGAATTCGGAATGGGATGAATGTAGAGAATTGATAAAAGAGCTATTACTGAAATACAGCCAAAAGGATCATCCTAAGTATTTTGATGCACTTGCTCATTTATTTGATTGTGTGATAGCAAGAAGCAGTGGGGCAATTCTTCTTGAACGGGATTTTTAGGATAGATTTATCCAGAAAAGCTACTTAGAAATAGTTTAACTGAAGAAGATTTCACTCGAGTGTACTTTGGGAGAAGGTTTTTATTTTAATAAATAACAAAAAAATGACCGCTAATTTCTATCGAAACAGGGTCAAAATATTAGGGTTTATAGCTAATAATTTCATAGAATTTACCTGAATTTTGGAGCTCATCTCTTAGCCGAGGTGGGCTCTTATTTTTATGCAATCACTTCTATTCATTGAATAATTAACGAGCAAAGTCAACCCTGAATATGCTCAATAAAGGCCATATTTCAAAAACAACTCGATATTTTGCATATATTTTTATCCATCTCGTATCAAGGCGTTCAAAAGGTAAGTACAGATTAAAGATTTGGAATTCTGGTCAAGCTACTGCGTATCATGTTGATTACGATGTCCCAGGAGATCTAAGGAATATTGTTATGCGGGACAAAGTTCCTTATGAGATACTTGAAGCTGGAAAGAGCTTTGAAGAACATATTGTTTATTCTATGGGAACGCCGTCAAAACTTACTGTGAAAACGATGTGGGAAGATGCAGATGGAGAGCAATATGAGAAAGAGCAAATCGTCTCATTTTAGTAGAACCTATGAGTATTGAAAGGGGATGGCAAATTGAAGTATTCAGAACTTGCAGTAAAGAAAATGCTTAAAGCCGGGGATTTGAGTCTTGAAGAACAGATCAAGTTTAACATCTTGAACTTCATCAGAACGATCCACCTTAATGAACTGGACTTCATAGAATCATCCTTCGGATCAGAATTCTTTGGTGAGCTGCCCATGACCTTTCAGAAAAAACCTGGCCAGGTGATGGGACTGATCACAGCGACTATCAATGGTGAGGTACGGAAGTATGTATTTAACGATAAAGGATATGAGCCATTGAATGATCTTCTTCAGTTACTGGAATAGTACCCTTAACTTCCCGTGATACTTCTGTTTGTGGTAATCTATTTCGCTGTCAAAAGGCATCGAAGTGGTCAGCTTTTATTATGTCATTTACATAAAAATTAATCTTGACATGAGAAGCATTTATTTTATATAATCTACCACAATATATTAATACTTTATGTCGATGAATTGGAGAAGTACCAATAAATAGCTTGGTATAGAGAGTCGGGGATGGTGGAAGCCTGATACTAAAGCCTTATGGGAAAAGAGCCAATGAGAATTCCTTTGAAACAGCAGTAGGAGGAACGTTAGCCTGCGTTAAGGTGTTGAGTGGACATGTATATGTCAATTTGAGTGGTACCACGGTGATCCCGTCTCTTAGTTTTTAAAGAGATCGGGATTTTTTTATTGTATATAACTACTAAAAGAGGTGATAATTGTGAAGCTATGGGGTGGACGTTTTGAAAATCAGACTGAAAAAGCAGCCTTTGATTTCCAATCCTCAATTCACGTGGATAGGCGGTTATACAGGGAGGATATTCTTGGAAGCATTGCCCATGCCAAAACACTGAACAGGTGCGGGGTGCTTACAGAGGATGAAACATCGAAGGTAGAAAAGGCTTTGAATGAGCTTTTGCAGGATATTGAGGATGGCAAAGTACAGATCGGGATGGACCATGAGGACATACATACCTTCGTTGAAAGCACATTGACTGAAAGGATCGGAGACCTTGGAAAGAAGATCCATACTGGAAGAAGCAGGAATGACCAGGTTGCAACGGACTTCAGGCTGTACCTTGGCAGGGAGGTTGACAATATAGTTGCTCTTCTTAAAAAACTTGAGGAGACCTTACTCAAATTAGCTGAAAGTAACCTCGACACCATAATCTCAGGTTACACTCATATGCAAAAGGCTCAGCCGCTGACACTTGGCCACTACTTTATGGCGTATTTTGAAATGTTCAGGCGTGACATCGAAAGGCTCATGGATGCAAAGAAGAGGATCATGAT
This region includes:
- a CDS encoding S8 family peptidase, translated to MADERLPIKFFAKRDVDNMRVEAGGGGDPPKFVLSPEELEIKSRVFVDTFQEFRTEVLKKERENSLIPVVFKTKIIDDAAAKTHRREVSNLFRTGTDNNVLGLADEDELIIKVDDSREVDKILERLKNTQRYAHALSAIDSISDFEPMIDKSESAEPVDYKVKLIDFQNYEQNTAIRNYFERTIKQMGHEVIRTNYTSSHIVYNVKGVNLDEFMTLNKNEIFEAIFSIEPMPKYAVALDMEEDDATINISRPKEGKKYATVGILDNGIAGIPHLEPWLAEESYTAYPEPYVKRDHGTFVSGVVVYGDHLEGENWVGTEGVKVLDACVYPDTDKEGIEEDELIRNIQEAVKAHHRDVKVWNLSISVINEVDEYSFSDFAVALDALQDQYGVLICKSAGNCKNFKTGHPKGKIHQGADSVRSMVVGSIAHKKSALDLADVDNPSPFTRIGRGPSYIIKPEVVHYGGNAGVDASGRMVTTGVKSFGLDGAIRQSVGTSFSTPRIAALAAGLHQEMEEEFDPLLIKALMVHSASYSENLSVPVTERVNQVGFGKPQPVREILYNSPHEVTLILRDEIAKGEYIDMMDFPMPDCLVDGDYFTGQIIVTLVYNPILDSTQRAEYCQSNVDIKMGTYDAKKDRDTSKRNILNPVGRDGSQNVLLEDYYSKKKMRSNTDEFALKERLLIKYGDKYYPVKKYAVDLSEMTDGNQLKYLTKDKNWYLYIKGLYREHIEVKSQMEGTVPSQEFCLIVTIKDPTGTKPVYNEANQKLNEYNFWHNNIKLQTDVTIRN